One Lytechinus variegatus isolate NC3 chromosome 11, Lvar_3.0, whole genome shotgun sequence DNA segment encodes these proteins:
- the LOC121424214 gene encoding uncharacterized protein LOC121424214: MARYEVYNSRCNSCATKLTFITNLKDSSPNQSKDKLDILVGAAMILCQLAFVGCTNLYQRETRQVLKELLSLPYLPADQKVPVFQAMRERNDVERLEELFKYMSDTWINNPTYPVEAWSAYGRAVRTNNDCEGWHHRLNGRAGGKALGVYGLVVLLHREAAVVHLTVRLINLKRLTKRQKKRAATAQGRVFILWEQHREGLKSPEELLRACSHIHGNVVA, encoded by the exons atggcgagatatgaagtgtacaattCCCG ATGTAACAGTTGTGCCACAAAGCTGACATTTATCACAAATTTAAAGGATTCGTCACCCAACCAGTCCAAGGACAAGTTGGACATACTTGTCGGAGCAGCGATGATTCTGTGCCAGCTGGCATTT GTTGGCTGTACAAACTTGTACCAGAGAGAAACTAGACAGGTTCTGAAGGAGCTTCTTTCTCTACCATACTTACCAGCTGATCAGAAAGTACCAGTATTCCAAGCCATGCGTGAACGCAATGATGTTGAGAGGTTGGAAGAG TTATTCAAGTACATGTCAGACACTTGGATAAATAACCCTACCTATCCAGTTGAAGCGTGGTCGGCATATGGACGAGCGGTTAGAACTAACAACGACTGCGAGGGGTGGCACCATCGACTAAACGGACGGGCAGGTGGAAAGGCCTTGGGCGTCTACGGGCTGGTGGTACTACTCCACAGAGAGGCAGCGGTTGTTCACCTCACAGTTCGACTCATCAACCTGAAGAGGCTCACGAAACGACAGAAGAAGAGGGCAGCCACAGCGCAAGGACGTGTTTTCATCCTGTGGGAGCAGCACAGGGAAGGGCTGAAGTCTCCAGAGGAGCTACTGAGGGCATGTTCCCACATTCATGGAAATGTTGTAGCATGA